From one Nonomuraea polychroma genomic stretch:
- a CDS encoding DUF5998 family protein, whose product MRETRVSAAGLREAIERSGYYPDLVTDAVESALGKEAVTAFVVHHEATFDPAMEVRRHVTVLVLTATRLLVCHTDEHPAVEGVSTSHASTTTEAVRLSRIQSVAVTRVVPDPASYVPGVPPTEVTLTIGWGAISHVDLEPATCGDENCEADHGYTGAITADDLSLRVSEAADGPEAVTHVLAFAKSLSEATARAAA is encoded by the coding sequence ATGAGGGAAACCCGAGTCTCAGCCGCGGGCCTGCGTGAAGCGATCGAGCGCAGCGGCTATTATCCCGACCTCGTCACCGATGCGGTCGAATCCGCGCTGGGCAAGGAAGCCGTGACCGCGTTCGTGGTCCACCACGAGGCCACGTTCGATCCCGCGATGGAGGTGCGCAGACACGTCACCGTGCTGGTGCTGACCGCGACGCGGCTGCTCGTCTGCCACACCGACGAGCATCCCGCGGTGGAGGGCGTCTCGACGTCCCACGCTTCCACGACCACGGAGGCCGTGCGCCTGAGCCGCATCCAATCGGTCGCCGTGACCCGTGTCGTGCCCGACCCCGCCTCCTACGTCCCGGGCGTGCCTCCCACGGAGGTGACGCTCACCATCGGCTGGGGTGCGATCTCCCACGTGGACCTGGAGCCGGCCACGTGCGGCGACGAAAACTGCGAGGCCGACCACGGCTACACGGGCGCCATCACCGCCGATGACCTGTCCCTCCGGGTCAGCGAGGCGGCCGACGGCCCCGAGGCGGTCACCCACGTCCTGGCCTTCGCCAAGAGCCTCTCCGAGGCCACCGCCCGCGCCGCCGCCTGA
- a CDS encoding GNAT family N-acetyltransferase, with amino-acid sequence MEAQYPAHWEADVVLADGGTAHVRPIRPADAGRLRSFYSRLSDESIYFRFFGPRPRLSDREVERFTNVDYVNRVALIATIGAEMVAVIRYDRTGPGEAEVAFLVEDAHQGRGVASVLLEHLAATARENGIERFIADVLPANMRMMGVLRQAGYTAQSQFADGVVRMTLDLTPTETSTEVTAAREHRAESRSIARLLTPGSVAVIGASREPGGVGQTVLRHLLAADFTGPVYPVHREVRAVAGVRAYPSVTAIDGDVDLAVVAVPAESVIDVVKECAEKGVHGLVVVSSGFGETGAPGRARQDELARIARAYGLRVVGPNCLGIANTDAAVRLNATLADTVPGPGTVGFFSQSGALGTALLQRVAQRGMGISSFVSAGNRADVSGNDLLQYWEEDDATEVILLYLESLGNPRKFTRLARRIARAKPIVVVKSGGTPSGHSAEELGLPDSAISSLFAQAGLIRVDDLIQLFDVGQLLAYQPLPAGPRVALVTNSDALGLLAADACRAAGLEPRPPVNLGPAAGASEFGTALSGELASSGVDAAVVIYMPPLPGDTEAVAAELVRVSKDVPKPVLTTFGGHLGMHPALRLEGPSGSQAPPARGSIPSYAAPEEAVRALAHVVRYATWRAQPAMPPPELDTIDTDRARTLARSLLAGTAPADEDTSATPAATHPEGLMSGPADPVTVPAGQASASPGARPRPGFFAEPGPPVEIDASDLLSCYGLTVWPAEVVRSPDEAVAAAERLGWPVVLKVADPGASRRAGTVRLGLTGPEMVRHAFAEFADQLGEEVRLAVQRMAPQPAVPTVVGVIEDPAFGPVVSFGLGEVTARLLLDQGFRLAPLTREDAAALVRSVRAAPLLFGQYGYPPVAVDALEDLLVRVGRLANDLPEVARLDLDQVLVGESDVLILGARATLRTPAGPRLDGGPRRLS; translated from the coding sequence GTGGAGGCACAATATCCGGCTCACTGGGAGGCCGACGTCGTCCTGGCCGACGGCGGCACCGCTCACGTACGCCCGATCCGGCCCGCCGACGCGGGCCGCCTCCGCTCCTTCTACTCGCGACTGTCCGACGAGTCGATCTATTTCCGGTTCTTCGGGCCGCGGCCGCGGTTGTCGGACAGGGAAGTCGAGCGGTTCACGAACGTCGACTACGTCAACAGGGTCGCGCTGATCGCCACCATCGGCGCCGAGATGGTCGCCGTGATCCGCTACGACCGCACCGGACCGGGCGAGGCCGAGGTGGCGTTTCTCGTCGAGGACGCCCACCAGGGCAGGGGAGTGGCCTCCGTGCTCCTGGAGCACCTGGCCGCCACCGCGCGCGAAAACGGCATCGAGCGGTTCATCGCCGACGTCCTGCCCGCCAACATGCGCATGATGGGCGTGCTGCGCCAGGCGGGCTACACCGCCCAGAGCCAGTTCGCCGACGGCGTCGTACGCATGACGCTCGACCTCACCCCCACCGAGACCTCCACCGAGGTGACGGCGGCACGCGAGCACCGGGCCGAGTCCAGGTCCATCGCCAGGCTGCTCACCCCGGGCTCGGTCGCGGTCATCGGCGCCTCCCGCGAGCCCGGCGGGGTGGGCCAGACCGTCCTTCGCCACCTGCTGGCCGCCGACTTCACCGGCCCCGTCTACCCGGTGCACCGGGAGGTGCGGGCGGTGGCGGGCGTGCGGGCCTACCCGAGTGTCACCGCCATCGACGGCGACGTGGACCTGGCCGTGGTCGCCGTGCCCGCGGAAAGCGTGATCGACGTGGTCAAGGAGTGCGCGGAGAAGGGGGTGCACGGGCTGGTCGTGGTCTCCTCCGGGTTCGGCGAGACCGGCGCGCCCGGCCGGGCCAGGCAGGACGAGCTGGCCCGCATCGCCCGCGCCTACGGCCTGCGCGTGGTCGGGCCCAACTGCCTCGGCATCGCCAACACCGACGCCGCCGTCCGGCTCAACGCCACCCTCGCCGACACCGTGCCCGGGCCGGGCACGGTCGGCTTCTTCAGCCAGTCGGGCGCGCTCGGCACCGCACTGCTGCAGCGGGTGGCGCAGCGCGGCATGGGCATCTCGTCGTTCGTCTCCGCGGGCAACCGGGCCGACGTCTCCGGCAACGACCTCCTGCAGTACTGGGAGGAGGACGACGCCACCGAGGTGATCCTGCTCTACCTGGAATCGCTCGGCAATCCGCGTAAGTTCACCCGGCTGGCCAGGCGCATCGCACGTGCCAAGCCGATCGTCGTGGTCAAGAGCGGCGGCACCCCGTCAGGGCACTCGGCGGAGGAGCTGGGGCTGCCGGACTCCGCGATCAGCTCCCTCTTCGCGCAGGCCGGGCTGATCAGGGTCGACGACCTCATCCAGCTGTTCGACGTGGGGCAGCTGCTGGCGTACCAGCCGCTGCCCGCCGGGCCCAGGGTCGCGCTCGTGACCAACTCCGACGCGCTCGGCCTGCTCGCCGCCGACGCCTGCCGGGCCGCCGGGCTCGAGCCCCGGCCGCCGGTCAACCTGGGGCCCGCCGCGGGGGCCTCCGAATTCGGCACGGCGCTCTCCGGGGAGCTCGCCTCGTCCGGCGTGGACGCCGCCGTCGTGATCTACATGCCGCCCCTTCCCGGTGACACGGAGGCGGTGGCCGCCGAGCTGGTGCGGGTGTCGAAGGACGTGCCCAAGCCGGTGCTGACGACGTTCGGCGGCCATCTCGGCATGCATCCGGCGCTGCGGCTGGAAGGCCCGTCCGGCTCGCAGGCCCCGCCCGCGCGCGGGTCCATCCCCTCGTACGCGGCCCCCGAGGAGGCGGTCCGGGCGCTGGCGCACGTGGTGCGGTACGCCACGTGGCGCGCGCAACCGGCGATGCCGCCTCCGGAGCTCGACACCATCGACACCGACCGCGCCCGCACCCTGGCCCGCAGCCTCCTGGCAGGCACCGCCCCAGCGGATGAGGACACGTCGGCGACTCCGGCCGCCACCCACCCGGAAGGCCTCATGAGCGGGCCGGCCGATCCGGTGACGGTCCCTGCCGGGCAGGCGTCAGCGTCGCCGGGGGCGCGCCCGCGGCCGGGGTTTTTCGCGGAGCCGGGGCCGCCGGTCGAGATCGACGCCTCCGACCTGTTGTCCTGCTACGGCCTCACCGTGTGGCCCGCCGAGGTGGTGCGTTCGCCCGACGAGGCCGTGGCGGCCGCGGAACGCCTTGGCTGGCCCGTGGTGCTGAAGGTGGCCGACCCGGGCGCCTCGCGCCGCGCCGGCACCGTGCGCCTGGGGCTGACGGGCCCTGAGATGGTGCGCCACGCGTTCGCCGAGTTCGCCGACCAGTTGGGCGAGGAGGTGCGGCTGGCGGTCCAGCGCATGGCGCCGCAGCCGGCCGTGCCGACCGTGGTGGGCGTCATCGAGGATCCGGCGTTCGGCCCGGTGGTGTCGTTCGGGCTGGGCGAGGTGACCGCGCGTCTCCTCCTCGACCAGGGTTTCCGCCTCGCCCCGCTGACGAGGGAGGACGCCGCCGCCCTGGTGCGTTCCGTACGCGCCGCCCCGTTGCTGTTCGGCCAGTACGGCTACCCGCCCGTGGCGGTCGACGCCCTGGAGGACCTGCTCGTACGCGTCGGCCGCCTGGCCAACGACCTGCCCGAGGTGGCCCGCCTGGACCTGGATCAGGTGCTCGTGGGGGAGTCGGACGTCCTGATACTCGGCGCCCGCGCCACCCTCCGCACCCCGGCGGGCCCGCGCCTGGACGGCGGCCCACGCAGGTTGTCCTGA
- a CDS encoding carbohydrate kinase family protein: MTRVVVVGDLMTDAVARARYALARASDTPAIVTMHGGGSGANIASWLAVEGAEVAFIGRRGADITGRNRDMELMGYGVDARLVMDPERPTGTCVVLVTHKGERTMLSDPGANAALSPEDLPRDLFTSGSHLHLSGYTLINEGSRDAGLAALDMARRSGMSISVDCASSAPLERTGAEPFLEWTDGAKLLFANTDQAKVLTGRDDAEAAAKVLTAWFPQVVIKMNAEGALWFGNGRPEPVHVAAEPVDKIVDGTGAGDAFSAGFLPPWLEGKPPAESLTSGCRLAAKAIMHLGARPPF; the protein is encoded by the coding sequence ATGACGCGGGTCGTCGTGGTGGGCGATCTCATGACCGACGCGGTCGCGCGCGCCCGTTATGCCCTCGCCAGGGCCAGCGACACCCCGGCGATCGTGACGATGCACGGTGGCGGCTCCGGGGCCAACATCGCCTCGTGGCTCGCCGTCGAAGGCGCCGAGGTGGCCTTCATCGGCCGCAGGGGCGCCGACATCACCGGGCGAAACCGCGACATGGAGCTGATGGGCTACGGCGTGGACGCGCGGCTCGTCATGGATCCCGAGCGGCCCACCGGCACCTGCGTGGTGCTCGTGACGCACAAGGGCGAGCGCACGATGCTCTCCGATCCCGGTGCCAACGCCGCGCTGTCGCCCGAGGACCTGCCGCGTGACCTGTTCACGTCAGGCTCGCACCTCCACCTTTCCGGCTACACGCTGATCAACGAGGGTTCGCGGGACGCCGGTCTCGCGGCGCTCGACATGGCCAGGCGCAGCGGGATGTCGATCTCGGTCGACTGCGCCTCCTCCGCGCCGCTCGAGCGCACCGGGGCCGAGCCGTTCCTGGAGTGGACCGACGGCGCCAAGCTGCTGTTCGCCAACACCGACCAGGCGAAGGTGCTGACCGGGCGCGACGACGCGGAGGCCGCGGCCAAGGTGCTGACGGCGTGGTTCCCGCAGGTCGTGATCAAGATGAACGCCGAGGGCGCGCTGTGGTTCGGCAACGGCCGCCCCGAGCCGGTCCACGTGGCCGCCGAGCCGGTCGACAAGATCGTGGACGGCACGGGGGCGGGCGACGCGTTCTCCGCCGGATTCCTGCCGCCGTGGCTGGAGGGCAAGCCCCCGGCCGAGTCGCTGACCTCGGGATGCCGGCTGGCCGCCAAGGCGATCATGCACCTGGGTGCCCGCCCGCCCTTCTAG